One stretch of Buteo buteo chromosome Z, bButBut1.hap1.1, whole genome shotgun sequence DNA includes these proteins:
- the DIMT1 gene encoding dimethyladenosine transferase codes for MPKARAGKRPRQEGREGRATGIRFNTGAGQHILKNPLVVNSIIEKAALRRTDVILEVGPGTGNMTVKMLEKVKKVIACEIDPRLVGELQKRVQGTCLANKLEIKVGDVLKTELPFFDACVANLPYQISSPFVFKLLLHRPFFRCAILMFQREFALRLVAKPGTKLYCRLSINTQLLARVDHLMKVGKNNFRPPPKVESSVVRIEPKNPPPPINFQEWDGLVRIAFVRKNKTLSAAFKSSAVEQLLDHNYRIHCSLHNTEIPENFKMAEKIQMVLKNTGYSEKRARSMDIDDFIRLLHGFNSEGIHFS; via the exons ATGCCCAAGGCGCGGGCGGGGAAGCGGCCGCGGCAGGAGGGCCGGGAGGGCCGCGCTACCG GCATCCGCTTCAACACCGGGGCCGGCCAGCACATCCTGAAGAACCCTCTCGTCGTCAACAGCATCATCGAGAAG GCTGCCCTGCGACGCACCGATGTCATTCTGGAAGTAGGCCCGGGAACCGGGAACATGACGGTAAAAATGttagagaaagtaaaaaaa GTTATTGCTTGTGAAATTGACCCTAGGCTTGTTGGGGAACTTCAGAAGAGAGTCCAGGGCAC GTGTCTGGCAAACAAACTTGAAATCAAGGTTGGAGATGTCTTGAAAACAGAGTTACCATTCTTTGATGCATGTGTGGCTAACTTGCCTTACCAG ATTTCTTCACCTTTTGTTTTCAAGCTGTTGCTTCATAGACCTTTTTTCAG GTGTGCGATACTCATGTTTCAAAGGGAATTTGCACTTCGTTTGGTTGCAAAACCAGGAACTAAACTGTACTGCAGACTCTCCATTAATACTCAGTTATTAGCTCGAGTGGACCATCTGATGAAG GTTGGAAAGAACAACTTCAGGCCTCCTCCCAAAGTTGAATCCAGTGTTGTCCGAATAGAACCAAAGAACCCACCACCACCTATCAACTTCCAG gagTGGGATGGTCTGGTAAGGATAGCCTTTGTTAGGAAAAACAAGACACTCTCTGCAGCATTTAA GTCAAGTGCTGTAGAGCAGTTGCTGGATCATAATTACCGAATTCATTGTTCCTTACATAATACA GAAATACCTGAAAACTTCAAAATGgcagagaaaatacagatgGTCCTAAAAAATACAGGTTACTCTGAAAAACGAGCCCGTTCAATGGATATAGATGATTTcattag ACTGCTGCATGGCTTCAATTCAGAAGGCATCCATTTCTCATAG